The genomic window AAAATCGCCTGTGCCGATTTTTCGAAAACTTCCTGAGGTAAGATACATGGTCCCGCGCTAAAGTTGTGCTTTTTGCTCATATTTTTATTTTTTGGTTTTGTAAACGGCAGTGTTTACAGTTGTACTTTTAGTTTTGCTTGAGAGAGTTGAAATATTTGGTAAAAAAAACCGTCTCATGATGTATGAGACGGCGTATTTTATTCACCGTGTAAGAATGCTTTTTTATTAAGCAATGCTTCTTCAGATTCTACATGATCCTCATCCGGAACACAGCAATCTACAGGGCAAACTGCTGCACACTGTGGCTCTTCATGGAAGCCTTTACATTCTGTACACTTATCTGTTACAATGAAATAAACATCATCACTTACAGGCTCTTGTGGTGCATCTGCATCTACGGTAAGACCTGATGGTAATGTTACGGTACCTTTCAGTTCAGTACCTTCGGAAGCTTTCCAGTCTACTGCTCCTTCATAAATTGCATTGTTTGGACATTCTGGTTCACAAGCTCCGCAATTAATGCATTCATCAGTTATTTTAATAGCCATCGCTAATTTTTTTTAAATTTGCACAAAATTACAAAATATTCCCCAATTTAAAAGTAATTATGAATATTGAAAATCAAGTTTTAGGACTTATAAGGCTTAGTGGATATCTTAAAGAGTTTTTATCAAAGAAAACGGAAGATTATAACGATAACGATGTGAATTTTGAGTTATTGTTGAAAAAGTCTGAAATTGAAAACCCGTGGTTCACTATTGAAAACCAAAAATTTGCTTTACAGCAATGGGCGGATTTATTGACTGAAGATAATATAAAGGATTGGCTGAAAGAATATTCTCCTTCTACAACCTCAAAAAGAGTGGGGCTGATTTTGGCCGGAAATATTCCTTTGGTTGGATTTCATGATGTGATTTCCGTAGTGTTGAGCAATCATATTCCTGTCATTAAATTGTCTTCAAAAGACAGATATATGATTCCGTTTTTATTAAAAAAATGGAATGAATTTTCAGAGGGAAACATCCAATTCGAATTTGTTGAAAAACTGGAGAATTTTGATGCAGTAATCGCTACAGGAAGCAATAATACAGCACGGTACCTGGAATATTACTTTAAGGACCGTTTGAATATCATCAGAAAAAACAGAACCTCAATCGCTGTGTTGAAAGGTGATGAAACGGACGAAGAATTACAATTATTAGCAAAAGATATCTTTCAGTATTTCGGATTGGGATGCAGAAATGTTACCCGATTGTTTATCCCGCAGGATTTTGTAATCGACAGACTGTTTGAAAATTTTTTAGGGTTCCAGGATGTCATTAATCATAATAAATATGCGAATAATTATGATTATAACAGAGCAATTTACTTGCTGAATCAGGATAAATTCTGGGATAATAATTTCGTGATGCTGAAAGAGGATGATAAATTGTTCAGTCCGCTTTCTGTGATTAATTTCAGCAGATATTCTTCTTTGGAGGATGTTAAAAACTTTATTGCAGAAAATGAAGAAAACATTCAGTGTGTCGTGGCAAAAGATGAATTGGGACTGGATTCCATCCGATTGGGAGAGGCGCAAAATCCGGGGTTAAATACCTATGCCGATAATGTGGATACGATGAAATTCTTAGAAGTTATTTAATTCTTTGTATCTTCATCCCTTTAATCAACAAAATTATATGAAAAAAATAGTTCTTGTATTGGCTGTTTTCTGTATTCAGCTTGGTTTTTCACAAAAAGTGAAAAGTCTTAAGATTGAAAATACTGAACGACAAGAAAAGCTGATAGAATTGAGTGGAAATCAACTTACATCTTATAATAATAATTTTTTAAAGTTTTTAGCTGCATTAAAATCTTCTGATCGAAAAGGGTCGAATGAACTGTTATCTGCTAAAGCTAAAGAAATTGTAACGGATAAAGTGTATAAAAAGCTTTCTGAAGATATTCATTTCGACAGGACTTTGAAAATTTTTAAATCCGGCTACAAACCTATGATCGACGGGAACTCATATCCTATGATTCAGTATAAATATGCTGATGATAAATCTTCAGTTCCTAATGAACTGGTGACGGTAGTATTTGAAGAAAGCGGGAAGATTCTTGGAGTGAAGCCTTTTAAGAAATAAATTAATATTTTAATCATAAAAACATTTACTATGATGACAGATGCATTAGTCGCTCATTCTTCAGAAATAGAAAAAGCGAATTTTTACAAAAAAACCTATCTGCACGTTGCTTTATCGATATTGGCCTTTATTGGTGTGGAAACGGTGTTGTTAAATATAGTTCCGGTAGAAATTATTGCCATGATGTTTGGGCAAAAATACACTTGGTTATTGATTATCGGTGTTTTTTGGTTGGCTTCTATTTTGGCTAATAAATGGTCTTTATCTCAAAGCAGATCAACCCAGTATTTAGGGTTAGGATTTTATATTGTACTGGAAGCTGTTATTTTTCTTCCTTTACTTTATATGGCAGTTGGGTACTCAGGAGGAGGAACGGTAATCTTTCAGGCAGCAATGCTTACTATTGCAATGTTTGCAGGATTATCTTTGGTAGCATTTACTTCAAAAAAGGATTTTTCTTTCTTAAGAAACATCATTATTATCGGTGGTTTCCTTGCTTTAGGATTAATCGTTGCCGGAGCCATTTTCGGATTCAATTTAGGACTTTGGTTCTCTGTTGGGATGGTTGTTCTGGCTTCTGCAAGTATTTTGTATGAAACAAGTAAACTGAAAAATGTATATACAACCGGTCAGTACGTAGGAGCTTCTTTACAGCTTTTTGCTTCTATTATGCTACTGTTCTGGTATATTTTAAGAATTTTAATGAGCAGAAGAAGCTAATTGGAATTAAAGAAATTTTATAAACCCAAAAAATCCTGATGTCTTTTCATCGGGATTTTTTATTGTAAGAAATCAATTCTTAAATATATATGATATTATCTGTCAATAGATCCTAAAACCTTTTGAGCGAATGAATTCAAAGCATCTTTTTCACTCATTCCGTTTTGTACGTTAGCGTGAACTTCCAAAGCACCGCAGATGTTGGTAATTAACTCTCCAGCTACGTTTAAATCCTCTTCACTTGTTCCTCTGAACTCACAAAAACTTTCCAAAACTTCTAATGTCTTTTCAAGGTTTTCAGGAGTCTGATTCTGATAAAATTGTCTGATTACGGGTAATTTCATGCGTAATTTTTATTTTTTTATTTGTCACACGGATTCGCATAAAGCGAATTCATAATTACA from Chryseobacterium camelliae includes these protein-coding regions:
- a CDS encoding acyl-CoA reductase codes for the protein MNIENQVLGLIRLSGYLKEFLSKKTEDYNDNDVNFELLLKKSEIENPWFTIENQKFALQQWADLLTEDNIKDWLKEYSPSTTSKRVGLILAGNIPLVGFHDVISVVLSNHIPVIKLSSKDRYMIPFLLKKWNEFSEGNIQFEFVEKLENFDAVIATGSNNTARYLEYYFKDRLNIIRKNRTSIAVLKGDETDEELQLLAKDIFQYFGLGCRNVTRLFIPQDFVIDRLFENFLGFQDVINHNKYANNYDYNRAIYLLNQDKFWDNNFVMLKEDDKLFSPLSVINFSRYSSLEDVKNFIAENEENIQCVVAKDELGLDSIRLGEAQNPGLNTYADNVDTMKFLEVI
- a CDS encoding Bax inhibitor-1 family protein yields the protein MMTDALVAHSSEIEKANFYKKTYLHVALSILAFIGVETVLLNIVPVEIIAMMFGQKYTWLLIIGVFWLASILANKWSLSQSRSTQYLGLGFYIVLEAVIFLPLLYMAVGYSGGGTVIFQAAMLTIAMFAGLSLVAFTSKKDFSFLRNIIIIGGFLALGLIVAGAIFGFNLGLWFSVGMVVLASASILYETSKLKNVYTTGQYVGASLQLFASIMLLFWYILRILMSRRS
- a CDS encoding peptidylprolyl isomerase, encoding MKKIVLVLAVFCIQLGFSQKVKSLKIENTERQEKLIELSGNQLTSYNNNFLKFLAALKSSDRKGSNELLSAKAKEIVTDKVYKKLSEDIHFDRTLKIFKSGYKPMIDGNSYPMIQYKYADDKSSVPNELVTVVFEESGKILGVKPFKK
- a CDS encoding DUF6952 family protein, whose protein sequence is MKLPVIRQFYQNQTPENLEKTLEVLESFCEFRGTSEEDLNVAGELITNICGALEVHANVQNGMSEKDALNSFAQKVLGSIDR
- a CDS encoding 4Fe-4S binding protein; translated protein: MAIKITDECINCGACEPECPNNAIYEGAVDWKASEGTELKGTVTLPSGLTVDADAPQEPVSDDVYFIVTDKCTECKGFHEEPQCAAVCPVDCCVPDEDHVESEEALLNKKAFLHGE